Proteins encoded by one window of Cannabis sativa cultivar Pink pepper isolate KNU-18-1 chromosome 4, ASM2916894v1, whole genome shotgun sequence:
- the LOC115713745 gene encoding uncharacterized protein LOC115713745 — protein sequence MLEKVLAKIQKNPPSQENTKMEASIMLEIEEIESRQNSIWRRQSRELWLSKGDRNFKFFHAFMVIRRKRNFIWAIKNDNGIWLENRPIIDGNFCEKFGKVFESSQLKIPDEFLISFQLRLLMRKISFLLLFLQQKKLGKCYKIISKLLAYRLRKVLYRLISLNHSAFVKERWTAENAIIAQEVINYLHNKKGRKAYFGVNCDMSKVYDRLEWNFIKAVLKANGFDYAFITLVMACIKSVKFQILLNGGPIKTFYPR from the exons ATGTTAGAAAAAGTGCTGGCAAAAATCCAAAAGAATCCTCCTTCCCAAGAGAATACTAAAATGGAAGCTTCTATTATGCTTGAGATTGAGGAAATTGAATCCAGACAAAACTCTATTTGGAGACGACAATCAAGAGAATTGTGGCTATCCAAAGGTGATAGGaactttaagttttttcatGCCTTTATGGTGATTCGTAGGAAGCGCAATTTCATATGGGCTATCAAAAATGATAATGGAATCTGGCTGGAGAACAGACCAATTATAGATGGAAACTTTTGTGAGAAATTTGGAAAGGTTTTTGAATCCTCGCAGCTGAAAATTCCAGATGAATTTTTGATCTCTTTCCAACTTCGATTACTGATGAGGAAAATCAGTTTCTTGCTGTTATTCCTCCAACAGAAGAAATTAGGAAAGTG TTATAAGATCATTTCGAAGCTTTTGGCTTATAGACTTCGGAAGGTACTTTACAGATTGATCTCTCTTAATCACTCAGCCTTTGTCAAGGAAAGATGGACTGCAGAAAATGCTATTATCGCTCAAGAAGTGATAAACTATCTTCATAACAAAAAGGGAAGGAAAGCCTATTTTGGTGTTAACTGTGATATGTCAAAAGTTTATGATCGCTTGGAGTGGAATTTTATTAAAGCGGTTTTGAAGGCTAATGGTTTCGATTATGCTTTTATCACTCTTGTTATGGCCTGCATTAAATCAGTCAAATTTCAGATTCTTTTAAATGGAGGTCCCATAAAGACCTTCTATCCAAGATGA
- the LOC115712003 gene encoding uncharacterized protein LOC115712003 gives MAIDTVESPSPSPSSPSISHFSPQRHFYVAVDRHHYKMVTLLELLGMAAGSRPGLPMVVICSSRDELDAVCSAVSSLSFISLASLYSDLAEAERASVLEKFRQATVRWNQNATAEAGEDTDSGKDERKSYMIVVTDACLPLLSSGESPIAAHVLINYELPTKKETYMRRMTTCLATDGIVINMVVGGEVVTLKSIEDSSNLLIAEMPINIYEIL, from the exons ATGGCCATAGATACAGTTGAATCTCCGTCTCCTTCTCCATCTTCTCCATCAATTTCCCATTTCAG TCCACAGCGTCACTTCTATGTCGCCGTTGACAGGCACCACTACAAGATG gtGACTTTGCTGGAATTATTGGGTATGGCGGCCGGAAGCCGTCCGGGCCTTCCAATGGTGGTCATCTGCAGCTCACGTGACGAGCTCGACGCCGTGTGTTCCGCCGTTTCAAGCCTTTCCTTTATCTCTTTGGCCTCTTTG TACAGTGACCTTGCAGAAGCAGAACGTGCTTCAGTTCTAGAGAAATTTAGGCAAGCAACAGTGAGATGGAACCAAAATGCTACTGCTGAAGCAGGAGAGGACACTGATAGTGGGAAAGATGAGCGAAAGTCTTATATGATTGTTGTAACAGATGCATGTCTTCCACTTCTTTCTTCTGGAGAGTCACCTATTGCTGCTCATGTTTTGATAAATTACGAGTTACCAACTAAGAAG GAGACATACATGAGACGCATGACAACTTGTTTGGCAACAG ATGGTATCGTAATCAATATGGTTGTCGGTGGTGAAGTAGTAACTCTCAAAAGCATTGAAGATAGCAGCAACCTACTTATAGCTGAGATGCCCATAAAT ATTTACGAGATACTCTGA
- the LOC115713744 gene encoding protein DETOXIFICATION 49-like, producing the protein MHVISTHPLLSPLYGKEGYGIIGDQHSKRIQDTLSKVLEEMKELYIIAIPMIMAGLLVYGKSLISMFFMGMIGKDALTGGSLAICVANITGYSVVSGLAAGMEGISSQAYGANKWSLMGQTLNRTILIILTLATFPISFSWFNSKPLFLYWFNNNQTLSTIATTYLKYSIPSLILQSFINPLRIHLRTQKLTKPLMLSAALALASHAPINYYFINHLGFNNIGAVALSASLTDFNIFVSLAFYLYFFGAVTWSWPEWSFRNCFLEWKPILSQAIPSCISVCLEWWWYELMIMLSGLLVNSGDAVACMGILMQATMLVYQFPFALNQAASTRVGIELGANQPKKAKTAAFVALSCGFVTGIVSLVFMVAVKDTWGKIFTKDRAILSLSAAVLPVVGLCEVGNCPQTTVCGVLRGSGRASMGACINVGSFYGVGFPVAMFVGFKMGKGLIGLWVGLVGAQLVCAFVMVVVLVTTDWNVQAERAKELTRSTSNDVDDGLVSLVLEN; encoded by the exons ATGCATGTTATTTCAACTCATCCTTTGTTATCACCTCTTTATGGAAAAGAGGGTTATGGAATCATTGGTGATCAACATTCAAAGCGCATCCAAGATACTCTTTCAAAG GTACTTGAAGAGATGAAAGAGCTATACATAATAGCCATTCCCATGATCATGGCCGGTCTTTTAGTGTACGGAAAATCACTAATCTCAATGTTCTTCATGGGCATGATAGGAAAAGACGCCTTAACCGGTGGCAGCCTCGCCATTTGCGTTGCCAACATCACCGGCTACTCCGTCGTATCGGGGCTAGCCGCGGGCATGGAAGGCATTTCCTCCCAAGCCTACGGTGCCAACAAATGGTCACTCATGGGCCAAACACTAAACCGAACAATCCTCATTATACTCACACTCGCCACATTCCCTATCTCATTCTCATGGTTCAACTCCAAACCCTTATTCCTTTATTGGTTCAACAACAACCAAACTCTCTCCACAATCGCCACAACTTACCTCAAATACTCAATTCCTTCTCTAATCTTACAATCATTCATAAACCCGCTTCGAATCCACTTAAGGACTCAGAAACTCACAAAACCTCTCATGTTAAGTGCAGCCTTAGCGCTTGCTTCTCACGCTCCTATTAACTACTACTTCATCAACCATCTTGGTTTCAACAACATTGGAGCTGTCGCTCTCTCCGCTTCCTTAACTGACTTTAACATTTTTGTATCCTTAGCTTTCTATCTATACTTCTTCGGCGCCGTGACATGGTCTTGGCCGGAATGGTCATTCCGCAACTGCTTCTTGGAATGGAAACCAATTCTCAGCCAAGCCATTCCCAGTTGCATCTCGGTATGTCTCGAGTGGTGGTGGTATGAGCTCATGATAATGCTCTCCGGGTTGTTAGTCAACTCCGGAGATGCAGTGGCCTGCATGGGAATTCTCATGCAGGCTACAATGCTGGTTTACCAGTTCCCGTTCGCCTTAAACCAAGCTGCTTCTACGAGAGTAGGCATTGAGTTGGGGGCTAACCAGCCAAAGAAGGCGAAAACTGCGGCTTTCGTTGCCTTGTCATGTGGCTTTGTAACAGGCATTGTATCTTTGGTTTTCATGGTTGCGGTGAAGGACACATGGGGGAAGATTTTCACCAAGGACAGAGCGATTTTATCGCTGAGTGCGGCGGTATTGCCCGTGGTGGGGCTGTGTGAGGTTGGGAATTGTCCGCAAACTACTGTTTGCGGAGTTCTGAGGGGGAGTGGTAGGGCGAGTATGGGTGCTTGTATAAATGTTGGGAGTTTTTATGGTGTGGGGTTTCCGGTTGCTATGTTTGTGGGGTTTAAGATGGGAAAGGGGTTGATTGGGTTGTGGGTTGGGTTGGTGGGGGCTCAGTTGGTTTGTGCTTTTGTCATGGTTGTGGTTTTGGTCACTACTGATTGGAATGTGCAAGCGGAGAGAGCTAAGGAGTTGACTAGATCAACATCAAATGATGTTGATGATGGCCTAGTATCGCTTGTGTTGGAAAACTAG